The region CCATCTCGGGCGCCATGAACGCCGGCGTTCCGGTCGTCACGTTGGGCTGGGTGACGAGCACGGTGTGGTCCTGCGCCGACCCGTGTTGGTGCTTCACGAGGCCGAAATCGAGCACCTTCACGAAGTCGACGCTGAGTCCGAGACGGCACGCGAAGATGTTCGAAGGCTTGATGTCCCGATGGATCAGATTCCGCGTGTGCGCCTCGCTCAGCGAGTGGCAGGCATGGCGCAGGATGTGGATCGCGCGCGGAGGATGGACGGGGCCAAAGCGCTTGACCAGCGTCTCGAGATCGAAGCCTTCGAGCAGCTCCATCACGTAGTAGAACGTCCCCTCGTCGGTCATGCCGAAGTCGTAGAGCGAGATCGTGTGCGGCGAGCGGAGGAGCGCGGCGGCCTGCGCCTCGCGTCGAAAGCGCTGGATCACGAGCTGCGCCGCTTCGGAGTTCCCCGCGCCGATCGTCTCGGGGCGGATCAGCTTGATGGCCGCGGGGCGTGCGAGGAGGCGGTGCCGCGCGGCGTAGACCTCGCCCATGCCGCCTCGTCCCAGGAGCTCGCCGATCTGATAGCTACCCAGATCGCGCGCCTGGTTCACCTGCCGGCCGAGGCCCATGATGATCTTCGCCGGAATCATCGCCAGCGCGACCGAGATGTAGTTCGGGAGGAAGTACCAGACCAGCGTATAGGCATCCGCGTCCATCGGCATCCCGCGAAGGGACGCGAACCACACCGCGAGCGGATCCAGTGTCGCGATGAGGAGCGACACCAGAAGCGTCTTGATCGGCGGCGTCGGCACGACGGAGGGATGGACCAGGATGATGAGGCAGAGCCACGAGATCCCGGCCGTGGTGATCACGGGATGCCAGTGGATGAGGATCGTGATGAGCGCGGCGGTGACGATCTGGAGTGCGAGACCGACGTTGATCACCGCTTTGGGCTTCTCGCAAAACATGCGCGCGCCCGCGTACGTCAGGGCCGAGATCACGATGCCGAGGAACGCGATCTGGGTTCCGGGGAAGGGCCACACCATGGTCCACGGTTTCGTGGGATCCGGGTTCCTGTGGGTGTGGCCGAGCAACGGCGCCACGACGTGGTTCATGAGGAGCGCGATCGCCCACATGGAAGCGATCGTGATCGCCATGATCCGTACCCGCCCGCAGGACTGCCGCAGCACGTCGGGGGGGAGGGTCTTCCATCGGCTCCGGGTCGACGTCGCCGGGGACGACACGACGGGGTTCGCCCGGGGGGCCGTGGAGCGGTCTGCCGTCACGCGCTCTCCAGAATAGGACGCAGGATGATTTCGATCGGGTGGACGAAGAGTCTGCCACGGTTCGCGCCGGCAGACCAGCGCCGGAGCTCCGGCTTGGCCCGCAACCTCAGGCCCCCGATCCGCGGTCCGCGCCGTCCGGGAGGAGTCGCTCCAGATCCTTCCACAGGGACTCGACCTCCCCTTTGATGCGCTCGTAGCGCTCGAGGAGCTCCTTGGCCCGGGCCCGCGCGGCATACACGGAGGGGTCGGCCAGCTCGGTCTCGAGAGCGCGCAGCTCCGTCTCGCGGGATTCGATCTCGCGCTCCACGCGCTCGGTCTCCTGCTTCCGCTTGCGCGCCTCGGACTGGGCGCGGCGGTCCTCGCGCTTCACGGCGGCCGTGTCGGCCCTGGATGAGCGCGGCGTGGCGGTGGCGGGGACCTTGCCGTCCCTTCGCGGCCTCGTGCTCGCGCCCTTGCCGGTGGCCGTCTGCGAGGAGCCGGCCGTCGGCGGGGGGCTGGGGCTCGCCGCCGCTCCGATCGCACCCGATGCGGCGAGCCGTGCCGCCTCGTAGTCGTCGTACCCGCCCGGATACAGCGTCACGCGCCCGTCGTGCACCGCGAGGATCCGCGTCGCGAGCCGCGCCATCAGGGACCGGTCGTGCGTCACCACCACGACCGCACCCGGATACTGGCCCAGCGCCTCCTCGAGCACTTCCTTCCCCGCGAGATCGAGGTGGTGCGTCGGCTCATCGAGGAGCAGCAGATTCGTCTGCTGCAGGAGGAGCCGCGCGATCGCGACACGCTGGCGCTCGCCCCCGGAGAGCACGCGGCAGTGCTTGAACACGTCGTCTCCGATGAAGAGGAAGCTCCCGAGGAGCCCCCGGAGCTTCGGCCGCGCATCGTCCGTCGCGACCTCCTCCACCGCTTCGAGCACCGTGAGCTTCCCGTCCAGGATCTCGGCCGCGTGCTGGGCGAAGAAGGCGGGCCTCGCGTGCTGGTGCGCCTCGCGCGTTCCCGCCCGCGGGTCCAGCTGTCCCGCGATGACGCGGAGGAGCGTCGTCTTCCCCGCGCCGTTCGCCCCCACGATCGCGACCTTCTCGCCGCGCTCGATCTCGAACGACGCGTGCGAGAACACGTCGCGGTCGCCGTACCCGAACGACACGTCGTCGAGCCGGATGAGCGAGCGCCCCACGTGGGGCGGCGGCGGGAACTGGAAGCGGATCCCGCGGTGCCGCCTCGGGAGGATCACGCGGCGCGCGCGCAGCCGGTCGGCCTGCTTCCGCTTGCTCTGCGCCTGCGCGGCCTTCGTGTTCTTCGCGCCGAACCGCTCGGCGAACCGCTCGAGCTGGGCGATCTTCTTGTCGAGCTGGACGTTCTGCGCCTCGATGCGCTCGCGCCGCGCCTCGCGCTCCTCGAGATACTCCGTGAAGGACATCGGGTAGTCGTGGAGGGTCTGCTGGTCCAGCTCCTGGATCTCGGTCGCGACGCGGTCGAGGAAGACGCGGTCGTGCGAAACGACGACGAGCCCCCCTCGGAACGTCTCGAGGTAGTCCTCGAGCCACTCGAGCGCGGGGAGATCGAGATGGTTCGTCGGCTCGTCGAGAAAGAGGATCGTCGGATCCGTGAGGAGGAGCGCGGCCAGCGCGGCGCGCATGCGCCATCCGCCGGAGAACTCGGAGAGCGGCCGGTCCTGGTCCTCGCGCGAGAATCCGAGCCCGCCGAGGACTCGCCGCGCCTCGGGCTCGATCGTGTGCTCGTCGTGCAATTCCAGGTGGTGCTGCAGCTCCCCCGCGCGGTCGAGGAGCGCCGGCAGGTCGGGATCCTCGGGTGCCGCCGACGCCATCCGCTCGTAGAGCGCGTCCAGCTCCTCCCGCATCTCGAGGATGTGGCGGTGCGCCTCGAGGGCGCGGTCGAGCACGGTGCCGTCGAAGCGCTCCGCCGCCTCCTGCGGCAGGTACCCGAGCCGGGTCCCCTTCGAGATCACGCGCGTGCCGGACTCGGGCGTGTACTCGCCGAGCAGGATCCGGATGAGCGTGGTCTTCCCGGCCCCGTTCGGGCCGACGAGCGCGATGCGGTCGCCGGGGGCGATGACCCAGGTGATGTCCTCGAAGAGCACGCGCGGACCGATGGAGTAGCGGACGTTCTGGACTCGGATCACGAGAGGGAGGGCTCCGGAGCTCGGGGATGGATCAGCGCACGTAGACCGACTTGACGTTCACGAATTCGCGGATCCCGAAGCTCCCGAGCTCGCGGCCGTAGCCGGATTCCTTCACGCCGCCGAACGGAAGCCGCGGGTCGGAGTGGACCTGCGCGTTCACGAAGCAGGCTCCCGCCTCGAACGCCTCGGACGCGATTCGCTCCCCGCGCGCGGCGTCGCGCGTGAACACGGCGGCCCCGAGGCCGTACGGGCTCTCGTTCGCGCACTGGATCGCCGCGGCCTCCGTGCGCGCGCCCACGATCGCGGCTACGGGGCCGAAGGTCTCCTCGTCGAAGGCGGGCATGCCGGGACGCACCTCGGTGAGCACGGTGGGAGGATAGTACGCCCCGGGCCCCGGGGGCACCTCCCCTCCGAGCGCGAGCGAGGCGCCGCGACGGACGCTCTCCCGGACCTGGGCGTGGAGCTGGTCGCGGAGATCCCGCCGCGCGAGCGGTCCCATCTCCACGCCTTCCCCCATGGGATCCCCCATGCGCGTGCGGCGCAGGCGCTCCGTGAACCGCTCCGTGAACTCGTCGCGCACGGGTTCCACGACGATGAACCGCTTCGCCGCGATGCAGCTCTGCCCCGCGTTGACGAGCCTCGCCGCGGCGCACACCTCGACCGCCAGATCCAGATCCGCGTCCTCGAGCACGACGTAGGGGTCGCTCCCTCCCAGCTCGAGAACGGACTTCTTGAGGAGGCGCCCCGCGTGCGACGCGATCGAGCGCCCGGCGGCGGAGCTGCCCGTGAGCGCGACGGCGCGCACCCGCGGGAGCTCGAGCACGCGCACGACCTCGTCGGAGCCCACGAGGAGCACGCCGAAGAGTCCCTCGGGGAATCCCGCGTCATGGAACATCTCGCCGATCGCGAGCGCGCACCCCGAGACGTTGGACGCGTGCTTCAGCACGCACGCGTTCCCCGCCATGAGCGCCGGCGCGGCGAAGCGAACGACCTGCCAGAAGGGAAAGTTCCACGGCATGACGCCGAGCACGACGCCGAGCGGCCGGAACGCGACGTAGCTTCGGGACGCGCTCGTCTCGGCGGGCTCCGCCGCCAGGAACTCCTCCGCGTGATCCGCGAAGAAGCGGCAGGCCCACGCGCACTTCTCGATCTCGGAACGGCCCTGCGCGAGCGGTTTTCCCATCTCGAGCGCCATGAGGGAGGCGTACCGCTCCTTCCGCTCCTCGAGCAGATCCGCCGCCCGCCGCATGGAGGCAGCGCGCACGCCGAAGCTCGTGCGGCGCCAGGACTCGAAGGCCCGGTCGGCCCGCTCCACGACGCGCCCCGTCTCGGCCGGAGTAGTCTTCTTGTAAGTTGCTACTACGTCATTGGTTGCAGGACTCACACTATGAAGCACGCCGGCTCCTTCACGATCGCTCTGCCCCATCTCGGTCCGGACTCCTGATACGGCCGGAAGCGTCGATATTGCAAGCGATTCAACAGGTGAACCAGGCCCTCCGGTCTGGCAGAATGGTCAGCCCGCCGACGAAGCGAATCGCACGAGCGGCCATCCAAACAACCGGACCCCGACGACAGGAACCATGCCCGAGACTCCCCAGCCCAATGCCTTGAGCCTCCCCTTCGTGGAGGCCCTCTATGCCGATTACCTCGCCGACCCCGAGTCGGTCCCCGAGGTGTGGCGGCGCCATTTCGAGCAGCTCGCGGAGACGAACGGGTTCGCCTCGCGTCCCCAGCTCGTGCCGTCCTTCCCCCGCCGGGCGCTCTTCGGCGTGCCGAAGCCTGCGGGGACGTACGGCGGATCGAACGGCGACCCCGACGCGGACGGGTTCATCGGGACCTTCCTCGCCCCGGCCGACGGAAACGGGTCCACAGGAGGGACCGCCGCCGCCGCGGGCCGGCATGCCGCCCCGCCGGCGGACGCCGAGTTCGCGCGCAGCGCCGAGGCGCTCTTCCGGAGCTACCGCGCGCGCGGACACCTGATCGCGCGCATCGATCCGCTGGGATCGCCGCGCCCGATGCCGCCCGACCTCGAGCCCCGCTACTTCGGCTTCACGGAAGCGGACCTCGGCCGCCCGATCACGGATCCGATCGTGGGCGGCTCGCCGGTGCCGCTGCGGAAGGTGCTCGAGCGCCTGAAGCGCACCTACTGCGGCTCGGTCGGCGCACAGTTCCTCCACATCGAGGACACGTCCATCCGCGAGTGGCTGCAGCATCGCATGGAGCGCTCGGAGAACCGCGCCCATCTCACGCGCGAGGAGCAGCTCCGCGTGCTCCGCCGGCTCACCGAGGCTCAGGTCTTCGAGGACTTCATCCAGAAGAAGTATATCGGTTCGAAGAGCTTCTCCGTGGAGGGCTCGGAGTCCCTGATCCCGCTCCTCGACGTGGCGATCGAGACCGCAGCCGCGCAGGGACTGAGCGAGATCGAGCTCGGCATGGCCCACCGAGGGCGCCTCAACGTGCTCGCGAACATCCTGGCCAAGCCGCCTCGCGTCATCTTCCGCGAGTTCGAGGACCAGGATCCCGAGCTCTACATGGGCAAGGGCGACGTGAAGTACCACCTCGGCTTCAGCGCCGACGTGAAGACGCCGGGCGGACGGGAGATCCATCTCTCGCTCTGCTACAACCCGAGCCACCTCGAGTACGTGAACCCGGTGGCGCTCGGGCGCATGCGGGCGAAGCAGGACCGCGCGGGCGACCGGAAGGGGGAGCTCGGGATGGTCTTCCTGATCCACGGCGACGCGGCGTTCGCGGGCGAGGGGATCGTCCAGGAGATCCTGAACATGAGCCAGCTCACGGGCTATCGCACCGGGGGCACGCTCCACATCGTGGTGAACAACCAGATCGGATTCACGACGCTCCCCGAGGAGGGACGCTCGACGCCGTACGCGACGGACGTCGCGCGGATGCTCCAGGTCCCGATCTTCCACGTGAACGGCGAGGATCTCGAGGCCGTGGTCTACGTGACGCGCCTCGCGCTCGAGTTCCGGCGCCAGTTCCGTCGCGACGTGGTGATCGATCTCATCGCCTATCGCCGCCACGGCCACAACGAGGGAGACGAGCCCGCGTTCACGCAGCCGCAGCTCTACCGGAGGATCGCGGAGCGCGCCCCCGTGCACGAGCGCTACCGGGACGAGCTGACCCGCCAGGGACGCGTCACGCGCGAGGAGGCGGACCAGATGGCGCGGCGCATGCGCGACTTCCTGGAAGAAGAGCTGGCGCACGCGCGAAACGGCGACCGACCGGCGGCGACGGAGCCGGCGGGCGGCGCGTGGGTGGGGTATCGCGGCGGCCCGGACGCGGACGTGCCCGAGATCGACACGGGCGTCGCGCGGGAGCGGCTCGCGTCCATCCTCGAGGCGCAGACGAATCCACCGGACGGGTTCCACGTTCATCCGAAGATCAAGCGCGGGCTGGAGCTGCGGCGCGAGATGGCGCGCGGCGAGCGCCCCCTCGACTGGGCGAACGCCGAGGCGGCGGCCCTCGGGAGCCTCGCGCTCGAGGGCTACCGGATCCGGATGACCGGCCAGGACACGCTGCGCGGCACGTTCAGCCAGCGCCACGCGGGGCTCCACGACGTCGAGGACGGACGCGTGTGGATCCCGCTCCGCGGCCTCGCGCCGGATCAGGCGCCCGTCGACATCATCAACAGCCCGCTCACGGAGGCCGGCGTCGTGGGATTCGAGTACGGATACAGCCTCGAGTGGCCCAACGGGCTCGTCGCGTGGGAGGCACAGTTCGGGGACTTCGTGAACGCGGCGCAGGTCCTGGTCGACCAGTTCCTGTCGAGCGGCGAGGAGAAGTGGCGTCGTCTGAGCGGGCTCACGCTGCTCCTCCCGCATGGATTCGAGGGGATGGGCTCGGAGCACTCGAGCGCGAGGCTCGAGCGGTTCCTCCAGCTCTCGGCGCGCGACAACATCCAGGTCGCGTATCCGTCGACGCCTGCCCAGTACTTCCACCTGCTGCGGCGCCAGGTGCTGCGGCCCATGCGCAAGCCGCTCGTCGTGATGACGCCGAAGAGCCTTCTCCGGAATCCGGAGTGCGTCTCGTCGATCGACGAGCTGGCGACGGGCCGGTTCGAGAGGGTGATCCCCGATCGCGGGGTGACGCCCGCGGAAGCGAAGCGCGTGCTCCTCTGCTCGGGGAAGATCTTCTTCGAGCTGGCCGCGAAGCGGAAGAAGGCGGAACGGA is a window of Candidatus Eisenbacteria bacterium DNA encoding:
- a CDS encoding ABC-F family ATP-binding cassette domain-containing protein, with amino-acid sequence MIRVQNVRYSIGPRVLFEDITWVIAPGDRIALVGPNGAGKTTLIRILLGEYTPESGTRVISKGTRLGYLPQEAAERFDGTVLDRALEAHRHILEMREELDALYERMASAAPEDPDLPALLDRAGELQHHLELHDEHTIEPEARRVLGGLGFSREDQDRPLSEFSGGWRMRAALAALLLTDPTILFLDEPTNHLDLPALEWLEDYLETFRGGLVVVSHDRVFLDRVATEIQELDQQTLHDYPMSFTEYLEEREARRERIEAQNVQLDKKIAQLERFAERFGAKNTKAAQAQSKRKQADRLRARRVILPRRHRGIRFQFPPPPHVGRSLIRLDDVSFGYGDRDVFSHASFEIERGEKVAIVGANGAGKTTLLRVIAGQLDPRAGTREAHQHARPAFFAQHAAEILDGKLTVLEAVEEVATDDARPKLRGLLGSFLFIGDDVFKHCRVLSGGERQRVAIARLLLQQTNLLLLDEPTHHLDLAGKEVLEEALGQYPGAVVVVTHDRSLMARLATRILAVHDGRVTLYPGGYDDYEAARLAASGAIGAAASPSPPPTAGSSQTATGKGASTRPRRDGKVPATATPRSSRADTAAVKREDRRAQSEARKRKQETERVEREIESRETELRALETELADPSVYAARARAKELLERYERIKGEVESLWKDLERLLPDGADRGSGA
- a CDS encoding 2-oxoglutarate dehydrogenase E1 component; translation: MPETPQPNALSLPFVEALYADYLADPESVPEVWRRHFEQLAETNGFASRPQLVPSFPRRALFGVPKPAGTYGGSNGDPDADGFIGTFLAPADGNGSTGGTAAAAGRHAAPPADAEFARSAEALFRSYRARGHLIARIDPLGSPRPMPPDLEPRYFGFTEADLGRPITDPIVGGSPVPLRKVLERLKRTYCGSVGAQFLHIEDTSIREWLQHRMERSENRAHLTREEQLRVLRRLTEAQVFEDFIQKKYIGSKSFSVEGSESLIPLLDVAIETAAAQGLSEIELGMAHRGRLNVLANILAKPPRVIFREFEDQDPELYMGKGDVKYHLGFSADVKTPGGREIHLSLCYNPSHLEYVNPVALGRMRAKQDRAGDRKGELGMVFLIHGDAAFAGEGIVQEILNMSQLTGYRTGGTLHIVVNNQIGFTTLPEEGRSTPYATDVARMLQVPIFHVNGEDLEAVVYVTRLALEFRRQFRRDVVIDLIAYRRHGHNEGDEPAFTQPQLYRRIAERAPVHERYRDELTRQGRVTREEADQMARRMRDFLEEELAHARNGDRPAATEPAGGAWVGYRGGPDADVPEIDTGVARERLASILEAQTNPPDGFHVHPKIKRGLELRREMARGERPLDWANAEAAALGSLALEGYRIRMTGQDTLRGTFSQRHAGLHDVEDGRVWIPLRGLAPDQAPVDIINSPLTEAGVVGFEYGYSLEWPNGLVAWEAQFGDFVNAAQVLVDQFLSSGEEKWRRLSGLTLLLPHGFEGMGSEHSSARLERFLQLSARDNIQVAYPSTPAQYFHLLRRQVLRPMRKPLVVMTPKSLLRNPECVSSIDELATGRFERVIPDRGVTPAEAKRVLLCSGKIFFELAAKRKKAERNDVAIGRIELLYPLRDESVRNLLEGIPEGTPVVWVQEEPENMGAWWYLRARFGEKLFGKYPFRSVTRPEAATPASGAHSSHKMEQERLLAAAFDMA
- a CDS encoding serine/threonine-protein kinase: MTADRSTAPRANPVVSSPATSTRSRWKTLPPDVLRQSCGRVRIMAITIASMWAIALLMNHVVAPLLGHTHRNPDPTKPWTMVWPFPGTQIAFLGIVISALTYAGARMFCEKPKAVINVGLALQIVTAALITILIHWHPVITTAGISWLCLIILVHPSVVPTPPIKTLLVSLLIATLDPLAVWFASLRGMPMDADAYTLVWYFLPNYISVALAMIPAKIIMGLGRQVNQARDLGSYQIGELLGRGGMGEVYAARHRLLARPAAIKLIRPETIGAGNSEAAQLVIQRFRREAQAAALLRSPHTISLYDFGMTDEGTFYYVMELLEGFDLETLVKRFGPVHPPRAIHILRHACHSLSEAHTRNLIHRDIKPSNIFACRLGLSVDFVKVLDFGLVKHQHGSAQDHTVLVTQPNVTTGTPAFMAPEMALGEGVTTSVDIYALGCVGYWLLTGRLVFDGETPVKMMLQHIQSVPAPPSQVSELDIPPELDRIILACLSKKPADRPQTTKALAQMLAEVPVREFWSSERAEEWWANHAPASAPATPIREETPVATMHAVK
- a CDS encoding NAD-dependent succinate-semialdehyde dehydrogenase codes for the protein MGQSDREGAGVLHSVSPATNDVVATYKKTTPAETGRVVERADRAFESWRRTSFGVRAASMRRAADLLEERKERYASLMALEMGKPLAQGRSEIEKCAWACRFFADHAEEFLAAEPAETSASRSYVAFRPLGVVLGVMPWNFPFWQVVRFAAPALMAGNACVLKHASNVSGCALAIGEMFHDAGFPEGLFGVLLVGSDEVVRVLELPRVRAVALTGSSAAGRSIASHAGRLLKKSVLELGGSDPYVVLEDADLDLAVEVCAAARLVNAGQSCIAAKRFIVVEPVRDEFTERFTERLRRTRMGDPMGEGVEMGPLARRDLRDQLHAQVRESVRRGASLALGGEVPPGPGAYYPPTVLTEVRPGMPAFDEETFGPVAAIVGARTEAAAIQCANESPYGLGAAVFTRDAARGERIASEAFEAGACFVNAQVHSDPRLPFGGVKESGYGRELGSFGIREFVNVKSVYVR